The Euphorbia lathyris chromosome 2, ddEupLath1.1, whole genome shotgun sequence genome includes a window with the following:
- the LOC136220271 gene encoding uncharacterized protein → MSKKNDLGRRKRQHDFELQREKEQKANREKKLENKKNKMKVDNGSKIKKKKGASGFSMGKKKVKTKLSALTKAKAAQAMEVDK, encoded by the exons ATGTCGAAGAAGAACGATTTAGGTCGTCGAAAGAGACAGCATGACTTTGAACTTCAGA GAGAGAAGGAACAGAAAGCAAACAGAGAGAAGAAGCTCGAAAATAAGAAGAACAAGATGAAG GTTGATAATGGTAGCAagataaagaagaagaagggtgCAAGTGGTTTTTCAATGGGGAAAAAGAAGGTCAAGACTAAATTGTCTGCATTAACTAAAGCTAAAGCTGCCCAAGCAATGGAGGTAGACAAATGA